The sequence below is a genomic window from Synechococcus sp. PCC 7335.
CAAAGCTGAAGGTGACAGCATCGACACACAAATCAACAGATAATCAGTAAGAAGAGCGAGAATTAAATAGCTACTATGTTGAAGATTTAGTTAGGCATCATTCGGCAAAACCGAACAACCGCCAAAAAGTCAGTGCCATGAAACTACCTAATGCGGAATCGGCCTTCGTAGATATCAACAAGTTGCGAAGCTATAGCCTCAACGCCAATCATCCTCGCGGCAAACACAAAGCCCGGCTTTTTTCTTCGATTCTTGGGTTCAACGCTGCCAATGCAGAAGAACTGAAAACCATACTACTAGCCGCCGCACAGCAATACGACGCTACGCTAAAACTACCCAGTGAGTACGGAGACAGATACGTCATCGACTTCCCAATTACTCGACTTCAAAACTCCGCTATCATTCGTAGTAGCTGGATTATTCGACTCACAGAAAACTTTCCACGACTGACCAGCTGCTACATCATTCGGAGGTGACTTAGATAATGACGACTACCCTCACAGCGCTTCACTTGCTAGATGTTGTAGCGCTTACCGAAGCCCTACCCAAATACAATCTTCTACCCGGACAAGTTGGCACTATCGTCGAAACCCTCGCACCCAGCGTCTACGAAGTCGAATTCAGCGACGACAATGGCCAAACCTACGCCATGCTTCCACTCAAAGCTGAACAGCTCATTCGCCTTCACTACAGCCCCTTTAAGCCCTACACCACACCTGCTATGAGTACATCGATCAATACCCAAATCAACCAGTACGACAAAGGTGACAACATCGCAGGCGACAAAGTCATGCGCGACAAGGTTCAAACCCAAATCAATAACAATCCTGACCTCGCTCAAGCCGCCCGCGACATCAAAGCCCTACTCGACGAACTCTCTGAAGAATACAATTCCAACAGCGCCAAAGGCCAAGCCAAGATTGAAGCATCCGCTCTCACAGAGATCAAACAAAACCCAACGCTGAAACAACGCATAGTAAAAGCGCTTCAATCGGCAGGCGATGAAGCGCTAGAGCAAGCTATTCAACACCCTGTTGCAAAGGTTGTGGTTGAAGGCGTGAAAGGGTTTATCGAAGGTTAAATATCGATTTACTCAACGCCTTCGATCCGGTTCTCTACTTCTTCGTAGAGTTCCTGTAATCGCTCGATGTTTTCATCGCTGGTCTCCCAGTAGCCGCGACCATTCACCTCTAGCAGTGTGGTCACCATCCGACGGAAAGAGTTGGGGTTCAAGTCCATCAGCCGTTTGCACATGTCAGGATCGTTGATAAAGGTATCGTTGGTATCTTCGTAGACCCAGTTATCTACCGCGTCGGCGGTCGCTGACCAGCCCATGGTGTTGACCAGACGGTTCGAGAGTTCGCGCACGCCTTCGTAGCCGTTTGCTAGCATGCCTTCATACCATTTTGGATTAAGCAGCTTCGTACGGGTGTCTAGGCGAACGGTTTCAGAGAGTGATCGCACCTGAGCATTCGCGGTTGTGGTATCTGCGACAAAAGACGCCGGCTTCTTGCCGTCATCTCTAAGGCTTGCCACTACCTTTGTCGGATCAGAGTCGAAGTAGTGAGAAACGTCGGTGAGGGAAATTTCTGACGAATCCAAGTTTTGGAAAGTTACGTCAGCAGTTTTCAAAGAAGATTCCAACAGACCCCGAGATTGTTCCATCATGCCAGGATTATCGCAGTTAAAGGCAAAAGACTTACGCGCCAGATACATATCACGCAGCTCTTGTTCTTCTTCCCAACTGCTGTTTTCTACCGCTAGGTTGACATTGGCCGCGTAGGAACCAGAGGCATTGGAGAAAATCCGAGTTGCCGCATTCCGCAAAGATAAGCCAAATTCTTCGGCCTGGGCCATGGCGTGCTTCCTAACAAAGTTCATCTCTATGGGCTCATCAGCTTCGGCTGCCATCTTCACTGCCCGGTCGAGCAATGCCATCTGGTTGACGAACAGGTCACGAAACACACCCGAACAGTTGATCACCACGTCAATTCGCGGACGACCTAACTCTTCTAGCGAGATCAGCTCTAGTTTGTTCATCCGACCAAGAGAATCTGGCACAGGCTTTACACCTACAAACCACATCATCTGCGCTAGAGACTCGCCGTATGTTTTGATATTGTCAGTACCCCAAAGCACGGTTGCGATCGTTTCAGGATACGCACCGTTGTTCTCCTGCTTCTGACGCTCAAGTAAACGATCTACAACAGTCTTAGCAGACTGTACCGCCGCAGATGTTGGAATCGATTGCGGGTCAAGCGCGTGCATGTTCTTACCAGTCGGCAAGACGTCTGGATTACGGATCGGATCGCCCCCTGGACCAGGCAGCACATATTCACCATCAAGCGCACTTAGCAACGAAGAGAGCTCATTATCTTTGACCACCTGCTCTAGGCAATATTGCAAGAACTCAAACAGAGGTTTTAAGGCATCGTTTTGAACGTTCTCGTAGCCTAGGTCATGAATGGCTTGAGTCCAGGGATCTTTACTGCCACCAAAGCCAAAGGAGGAGAGCATTGACTTCATCGACACCCGGCCGTCGTCGTTGAGCTGCGCTTCGACCATGGCAGTGAGTGCTGCGCGAACGGCGCTGTTGATGTCGTACAGCAGTTGAACATCTTCTAGATTACCGCGATCGCTGTTTTGATAGATCTGGTCAATGTCGCGGTTAATGCTCTCGGCAATGATTCGCTGTAGGCTCTTTTGTTCTTCTTCGGGGCGGTCGAGTCCGGCAATATTGACCAGAGTTGCGATCGCCTCTTCAGCCGTCGGTGGCTCACCCACTACATGCAGTCCGCAGGGCAGCAAGCGAGACTCGATCTCCATCAGCTTGATGTAGACTTTACCCACTAGTGTGTCTCTTTCTGCCTTACTCAGCTCGCTAGCGTCTTCACCAGGCAGATCAATATCTTTATCTAGGTTTACCTGACGCGCTTTCTCAATGATTGCGTTCACAATCGGCAATCCTCGACCGCCCTCTTTCAAGGTTTGGTAAGAGCCGATCAAATCGCTTAGTTCCTTAAGCCCTTTGTACAAGCCAGCATTCTCGGCAGGAGGCGTCAGATAGCTGATGGTCGAAGCATAGCCGCGACGCTTGGCAATCGTTGCCTCAGAAGGATTATTCGCCGCGTAGTAGTAGAGGTTTGGCGTATTGCCGATCAGATTATCGGGATAGCATTTGCCAGACATCCCCATCTGCTTACCCGGCATAAATTCTAAAGAACCATGCGTGCCGAAGTGCAAGACCGCGTCGGCTTTCCAAATCTTTTCTAGATAGGTATAGTAAGCGGCGAAGCCGTGGTGAGGACTAGCGGAGCGAGAGAATAATAGTCTCATCGGGTCGCCTTCGTAACCAAAAGTAGGCTGCACGCCAATGAATAGATTGCCGAAAGCCTTGCCGTAAATCAACAGATTTTGACCGTCGGTGTTGAGCTGTCCTGGCGGTGGTCCCCAGTTCTCTTCTAAACGCTCAGAATAGGGCGTTAGCGCTTCGTATTCAGCTACAGACATACGATGAGCGACATTTAAATTAGGACTATTAAACTGTGCCTGCGCATCGTTGATCACTAGCTGCATCAGCTCTTCAGAGGTTTCAGGCATGTCTTCAATGGTGTAGCCCTGCGCTTTCATCTCTTCCATCACCCGGAAGATAGAGCCAAATACGTTGAGATAAGCGGCTGTGCCGACATTACCCTTATCGGGAGGAAAGCTGAAGACGGTGATGGCTAGCTTTTTATCTACGCGAGGGAGCTTACGTAGCCTTGCCCACTTCAGGGCGCGAGTGGAGATAGCTTCTACCCGGTCTTGCAAAGTAATCGCACGGCCAGTCATGCCATCGCGACCAGACATAATAATCGGTTCAATCGCGCCATCTAGCTCAGGGATCGCCATTTGCAGAGCGACCTGTACAGGATGAAGACCCAAGTCACTCGCTTCCCATTCTTCAGTGGTTTGAAAGACAAGGGGCAAAGATACCATGTACGGACGGTTCAGCTTCTGCAAAGATTCAATCGCTTTGGGGTGATCTTGGCGAGCCGGACCGCCGACTAAGGCGAAACCTGTTAGAGAAACGACAGAATCGACAATTGCTTCACTAGGGTTGAGCGGATCGTAAAAATAAAGATCAACAGGTTTAGAGAAGTCTAGTCCGCCTGCAAAGACCGGAATAACTTTTGCGCCTTTGTACTCTAGCTCTTGAACGATAGATACGTAGTGAGCTTCGTCACCAGTCACTAGGTGAGTGCGCTGTAGCACTAGACCCACACAGGGGGTAAGCGGATTGCGATGAATCTCTGGAATATCGGTGCGTGAGTCGTACCAGTTGAGATATTCGCGGATATCTTCAAACATCTCCGGGGCAAGCGGATGCCAAATACCCATATCTGGGTAGGTGACAGGTTGCTCATAAGTGAGGCCGTCATCGCTAGGCGCGCCTTCGATCTCTTTATCTATCAAGACATAGCGATCAGAGAGCATCAGCAAGAAGTTCTCTAGGTTCTCGGCCGAACCGCCCAGCCAGTATTGAAAGCTCAGCATAAAGTTGCGAGCATCTTGCGCCTTCTCGACAGGCAGATACTTCAGCACCTTGGGCAAAGTCCGCAGCAGCTTTAACATGGCGTCTTCAAAGCCACTGCCCTGCTTTTTACGGCGCTTTTTCATAAATTCGCCAATGACGCTCTTGGATTGACCAAGTTGAGCCATCGAAAAACTGCCCATCTTGTTCAGGCGCATCACCTGTGGCATAGACGGAAAGACGACTGCAGCATCTAGGTGATCGCGATGAGGTTTCACAGCCGCTTCAACTTTATCTGCAAGATCCTCGATGAAGATTAGCGAGCCGATGAAGATATTGGCTTCAGCCACGTCTTGCTTAAAGGCTTCGTAGTTTTCTTCACTGCGCAGTTCTTCAATCAGATAGCCGCTGACTTCGATGGCAATCTGGGAATTTCCTTCGTTGATGGAGCGCACTGCAGCGGAAAGAGAGCTTTGATACTGAGGCTCTAGAACGACATAAACCACTTTTACTAGATAGCGATCGCCCAATTCCTTGGGGACAACGTGTCTAACAGTGGGTCGAACTTGGGTGAACATGCGTGAACTCCTAAGGTGAGATGTCGGACTGTAAAGCCGGATGTTTCCTAATGGAAAGAATTGTTTACAAAATGATGCGATCTAAGGTAAAGAGAACCCTCTTAACTAGCTAAAGCTAGGGTTTACCTCTATTAACTAATAACAGAGAAAGCTATACATAGTCAGGGCTGGCGGCTTGTTGTGACATAAATTGACACAGCGTTCAACAGTGCTGGCCGCTGTTACATTTCGTAGTATTTTGCTGCAAAAGAGTGAAAACTATTCCCTATAGTTTCTATAAGAGAAACCTATAGCGTTGACAATATTTCTCTCTCAATTTATAGCGATATGTGTTAGTGAAACGCATTACCTCAACCCGCATTGCCTGGACGTTCAGACTAGCCAACTCATAGATTTAGTTGAAAAGTGTGCAGAATCTGAGAGGCTGAGAATCAAAGAGATTTTACATACGGAGGCAGCGCTATGCGAGTGTTGGTGATTGGTGGAACGCGATTTATTGGAGTCTATCTAACTAGGCAGCTAGTCAAGCAAGGCCATGCAGTCACTTTGCTCAATCGAGGGAATCATCCTGCACCTGTAGACGAGGTAGAGACAATAGTATGCGATCGCACTGATCCCGAAGCCTTAAAACAAGCCCTATCCGATCAGAGCTTCGACGCCATTTTTGACAACAATGGTCGAGAGTTGGCCCATACTAAACCGCTAGCCGATCTGTTCAAAGGTAAGCTAAAACACCTTGTCTACGTCAGCTCCGCAGGCGTCTATGCCAAAAGCGATCAGATGCCGCACGTCGAAGGTGACCGAGTTGATCCAAACAGCCGTCACAAAGGAAAGTTTCATACAGAAGATTATCTGCGCGAGCAGGGCATTCCGTTCACGGCTATCCGTCCTGTCTATATATACGGGCCGCAAAATTACAACCCACTCGAAAAGTGGTTCTTCGATCGGCTAGTGCGCGATAGGCCTATCCCCATTCCTGGCAGCGGAATGGCATTGACTCATCTTGGGCACTGTCAGGATCTTGCAGCAGCGATGGTCTCTGTACTGGGTAATGACAATGCCGTTGGAGAGATCTACAACATTTCGGGTGATAAGGCAGTTACGTTTGATGGGTTGGCTCGTGCTTGCGCGATCGCCATGGAAAAAGATCCTGATGCCGTCAAGATCGTCCACTACAATCCTAAAGATTTTGACTTCGGCAAGAAAAAAGCCTTCCCCATGCGCGTCCAGCACTTCTTTACTGACATCAGCAAAGCCAAAGCCGAGCTAGACTGGCAGCCTCAATTCAGCTTGATCGACGGTCTTAAAGACTCGTATGAAAATGACTATTTGGCAAATAACCTGCACAAGGCAGAGATTGACTTCTCGCTAGACGATCAAATTTTGTCCTAGGTAGCAGTTTGATGATGCTCTTTTCTGCTGTGTGGCTGATATGTAGCTGATAATGGAAAAGCGTAGAAGTATATACAGAGTATGGGCCCAGATTCTAGCTGTTTCAGAAAGCATCACTACTTTCCGGCAGGTAGAGCAGAAGCTGGGACTGTCGTTGAGTGACGAGCCAGATTTCTTCTTGGAATGGAGTGGAGATCTTCCTAGCTTGACGACGGCAGAGCGTTCAAGGCTAGATGATGTGCGAAAAAACTACCTGTATCAAATTTCTGACGGTACGTTGCTAGAAGAAACCATCAAATTAGTTATTCTATCGCCTCTGTTAGAACTAGATGGTTTTTACAGTACGCCTTATAAGTTTTGAGCGGAAGTCCCAGTTGAGATAGAAGCATCAGGAGATAACGACGAAGTCTTGAGAGAACGAATCAACGGGCTAGTACTGCTTGAACAGTTATGGGTTGTAGTCATTGAGTCTAAAAATTCTGAAGCATCTAGGTAGCTTGATAGTGCAGTCTTCAGGGCAGTCCTGAATAGCTGAGGCCAAAGGGACAATGGCTTTTTTTAAACTGTTAGCATCTCAGCAATTCTTGATGCTTCATAACCATGATTTGGGGTGAGCAGTTGTAGCGGTCTGACGCTGCCGTGATTCGTCAACTAATTTTTTAGAGCGAATCTACCACAGACAATACATAGGGAAACATATCAGTAGTTGGCCATATGTAAAAGGTAGAGAATGTCTTCAACGCTTGAG
It includes:
- a CDS encoding DUF4926 domain-containing protein translates to MTTTLTALHLLDVVALTEALPKYNLLPGQVGTIVETLAPSVYEVEFSDDNGQTYAMLPLKAEQLIRLHYSPFKPYTTPAMSTSINTQINQYDKGDNIAGDKVMRDKVQTQINNNPDLAQAARDIKALLDELSEEYNSNSAKGQAKIEASALTEIKQNPTLKQRIVKALQSAGDEALEQAIQHPVAKVVVEGVKGFIEG
- a CDS encoding NAD-dependent epimerase/dehydratase family protein, whose product is MRVLVIGGTRFIGVYLTRQLVKQGHAVTLLNRGNHPAPVDEVETIVCDRTDPEALKQALSDQSFDAIFDNNGRELAHTKPLADLFKGKLKHLVYVSSAGVYAKSDQMPHVEGDRVDPNSRHKGKFHTEDYLREQGIPFTAIRPVYIYGPQNYNPLEKWFFDRLVRDRPIPIPGSGMALTHLGHCQDLAAAMVSVLGNDNAVGEIYNISGDKAVTFDGLARACAIAMEKDPDAVKIVHYNPKDFDFGKKKAFPMRVQHFFTDISKAKAELDWQPQFSLIDGLKDSYENDYLANNLHKAEIDFSLDDQILS
- a CDS encoding DUF6883 domain-containing protein — encoded protein: MKLPNAESAFVDINKLRSYSLNANHPRGKHKARLFSSILGFNAANAEELKTILLAAAQQYDATLKLPSEYGDRYVIDFPITRLQNSAIIRSSWIIRLTENFPRLTSCYIIRR
- a CDS encoding magnesium chelatase subunit H gives rise to the protein MFTQVRPTVRHVVPKELGDRYLVKVVYVVLEPQYQSSLSAAVRSINEGNSQIAIEVSGYLIEELRSEENYEAFKQDVAEANIFIGSLIFIEDLADKVEAAVKPHRDHLDAAVVFPSMPQVMRLNKMGSFSMAQLGQSKSVIGEFMKKRRKKQGSGFEDAMLKLLRTLPKVLKYLPVEKAQDARNFMLSFQYWLGGSAENLENFLLMLSDRYVLIDKEIEGAPSDDGLTYEQPVTYPDMGIWHPLAPEMFEDIREYLNWYDSRTDIPEIHRNPLTPCVGLVLQRTHLVTGDEAHYVSIVQELEYKGAKVIPVFAGGLDFSKPVDLYFYDPLNPSEAIVDSVVSLTGFALVGGPARQDHPKAIESLQKLNRPYMVSLPLVFQTTEEWEASDLGLHPVQVALQMAIPELDGAIEPIIMSGRDGMTGRAITLQDRVEAISTRALKWARLRKLPRVDKKLAITVFSFPPDKGNVGTAAYLNVFGSIFRVMEEMKAQGYTIEDMPETSEELMQLVINDAQAQFNSPNLNVAHRMSVAEYEALTPYSERLEENWGPPPGQLNTDGQNLLIYGKAFGNLFIGVQPTFGYEGDPMRLLFSRSASPHHGFAAYYTYLEKIWKADAVLHFGTHGSLEFMPGKQMGMSGKCYPDNLIGNTPNLYYYAANNPSEATIAKRRGYASTISYLTPPAENAGLYKGLKELSDLIGSYQTLKEGGRGLPIVNAIIEKARQVNLDKDIDLPGEDASELSKAERDTLVGKVYIKLMEIESRLLPCGLHVVGEPPTAEEAIATLVNIAGLDRPEEEQKSLQRIIAESINRDIDQIYQNSDRGNLEDVQLLYDINSAVRAALTAMVEAQLNDDGRVSMKSMLSSFGFGGSKDPWTQAIHDLGYENVQNDALKPLFEFLQYCLEQVVKDNELSSLLSALDGEYVLPGPGGDPIRNPDVLPTGKNMHALDPQSIPTSAAVQSAKTVVDRLLERQKQENNGAYPETIATVLWGTDNIKTYGESLAQMMWFVGVKPVPDSLGRMNKLELISLEELGRPRIDVVINCSGVFRDLFVNQMALLDRAVKMAAEADEPIEMNFVRKHAMAQAEEFGLSLRNAATRIFSNASGSYAANVNLAVENSSWEEEQELRDMYLARKSFAFNCDNPGMMEQSRGLLESSLKTADVTFQNLDSSEISLTDVSHYFDSDPTKVVASLRDDGKKPASFVADTTTANAQVRSLSETVRLDTRTKLLNPKWYEGMLANGYEGVRELSNRLVNTMGWSATADAVDNWVYEDTNDTFINDPDMCKRLMDLNPNSFRRMVTTLLEVNGRGYWETSDENIERLQELYEEVENRIEGVE